Proteins encoded in a region of the Melioribacteraceae bacterium genome:
- a CDS encoding AAA family ATPase, whose protein sequence is MTNDELNNLQAEAYDHLWHGRHRLALNAAVKLCEFRPNDSEAVICAAWAYLENGNPSKAMEYANLAVELKSESAKTRFFRAYLLTRMSIFEGAIADIEKNIEKEKELLSWTHITKARAYAGLKKFDEAINAVDQAIQIAGDRDSSLIQQREWFIKAKSVFQESFRLNEQNIGQFLNDGKQAIKAKEYWFALFTAQKILSQDRFKKDKVEAELLEIESMYLLFQFRPAYQKAINLKSKFKGNDKFNLIFNTLQKFILTEEEDFEKDASPSRKTGTDLKYEHTDTNIIPQFDFDLKSESIFYPNDYADLFSIKIFDAVKDAKVNVRNFYSHVNKNMSAIGVEVIFNNPFLGKSDKTYNCNTVWYLNDFEIHRNNFRLNIPRDWDSVIFAQTIGSERSSSWETGQGKVEIYINNFKIGERTFGISNSGIPEEELKVPQSPPSKKVEEKKEIKAPVARTDPARSIDQLLTELDSFIGLNNIKQTVRDFIAYLKFTNERKKYGLKTDEKISINAVFIGNPGTGKTTVARLLGEILKAMGILPSGHVVEVDRSALVGQYIGETAQKTEKIVTDAIGGVLFIDEAYTLIKKGGSQDFGQEAIDVILKRMEDKKGEFVVIVAGYPEEMNTFLNSNPGLKSRFTHTFTFEDYLPEEMVQIFNLYLKKDEYILTSEAEELLKKEFVKLYRNRDKSFGNARLVKNILNEAKLNLSKRVVTLPDKERTKEILNTINEEDIKLILQQTSAKQLVLLINEEQLSEALKELDNLVGLESVKKEINDLVKLARFFAEQGEDLRAKFGNHYLFLGNPGTGKTTVARIFSRIFSALGILTKGHLVETDRQGLVAGYVGQTAEKTTALIDKAIGGTLFIDEAYALVKPDGSGSDFGKEAIDILLKRMEDDRSKYIVIAAGYTEEMKAFVASNPGIQSRFSKSITFDDYSPAELMEIVFRSLKNEKKTITKDAEEALNKHFSDLYKNRDKKFGNARIVRNLLDSVKQKMLLRIADIPQEVRTEEKLSTIIIDDIKEAIEIRTDAKEYQVKGDPLKLQEYIDQLNSLVGLEKVKENVFKLISGSKIAQLKKERGLHVVEKNYNALLIGSDGTGKTTVAKLISRILKELGILGKGHFIEVSRADLIGAYPEQTIMKTENKIKESIGGTLFIEDAYTLLLDDNESGLIALETIAKKIDYYRDKLVVFLEGPVDSIKQFTSKFPQFLDRFPHRFDFEDYTPRQLLTIANEIADKHGYNLDEGALQILLEIFTELSHQKGSSYSNSKVARNILYSAISNQEQRILSILNPDDYDLKTIVLEDLQAVKY, encoded by the coding sequence ATGACAAACGATGAACTAAATAACTTACAGGCCGAGGCTTACGATCATTTATGGCACGGCCGCCACAGACTTGCATTGAATGCCGCCGTAAAGTTATGCGAATTCAGGCCTAACGACAGTGAAGCGGTAATCTGCGCAGCATGGGCGTATCTTGAAAACGGTAATCCTTCCAAAGCGATGGAATATGCTAACCTCGCAGTTGAATTAAAGAGTGAATCTGCCAAGACAAGGTTTTTCAGAGCCTATCTTCTTACAAGAATGAGCATCTTCGAAGGAGCTATCGCCGATATTGAGAAGAATATAGAGAAAGAAAAAGAGTTATTAAGCTGGACTCACATTACAAAAGCCCGCGCTTATGCCGGATTAAAAAAATTTGATGAAGCAATCAACGCAGTTGACCAGGCAATTCAAATTGCCGGGGATCGAGATTCTTCCCTGATTCAGCAGAGGGAATGGTTCATTAAAGCCAAAAGTGTGTTCCAGGAGAGTTTCAGGCTAAACGAACAAAATATCGGTCAATTTCTAAACGACGGAAAGCAGGCAATAAAAGCAAAAGAATACTGGTTTGCTCTTTTTACCGCTCAAAAGATCCTGTCACAGGATCGATTTAAGAAAGATAAAGTAGAGGCTGAATTACTGGAAATTGAATCAATGTATCTCCTCTTCCAATTCCGCCCCGCATACCAGAAGGCAATTAATCTAAAAAGTAAATTCAAGGGGAATGATAAATTCAATCTTATTTTTAATACTCTTCAAAAATTTATCCTTACTGAAGAGGAGGATTTTGAGAAAGATGCATCACCTTCCAGAAAAACAGGGACGGACCTTAAATATGAACACACCGATACGAATATAATTCCCCAGTTCGATTTCGATTTAAAATCCGAATCAATTTTTTATCCAAACGATTATGCGGATCTTTTTTCAATTAAAATTTTTGATGCCGTTAAAGATGCAAAGGTGAATGTCAGGAATTTCTACAGTCACGTTAACAAGAATATGTCTGCAATTGGTGTGGAAGTAATTTTTAATAATCCCTTCCTTGGCAAGTCTGATAAGACCTATAATTGTAATACTGTCTGGTATCTTAATGATTTTGAGATTCATCGTAACAATTTCCGTTTGAATATTCCCAGAGACTGGGATTCAGTAATTTTTGCGCAGACGATTGGATCTGAACGATCTTCCTCGTGGGAAACAGGCCAGGGTAAAGTTGAGATTTACATCAATAATTTTAAAATCGGAGAAAGGACTTTCGGGATAAGCAATTCAGGTATTCCTGAAGAAGAGCTTAAAGTTCCTCAATCTCCCCCATCAAAAAAGGTTGAGGAGAAAAAGGAGATCAAGGCACCTGTCGCCAGGACTGACCCTGCCAGGTCGATCGATCAGCTGCTTACAGAGCTCGACTCTTTCATTGGTCTAAACAATATTAAACAGACCGTCCGAGATTTTATAGCATATCTCAAATTCACTAACGAGAGAAAAAAATACGGATTGAAGACAGATGAGAAGATTTCCATTAATGCTGTGTTTATAGGAAATCCAGGCACAGGTAAAACTACTGTTGCTCGTCTTCTTGGTGAAATTCTTAAGGCAATGGGAATCCTCCCTTCCGGCCATGTTGTAGAAGTGGACCGTTCCGCACTTGTTGGTCAGTATATTGGTGAGACCGCGCAAAAGACAGAGAAAATTGTAACAGATGCTATTGGCGGAGTTCTGTTTATAGACGAAGCTTATACACTTATTAAAAAAGGAGGATCGCAGGATTTCGGTCAGGAAGCCATTGATGTTATTTTGAAACGGATGGAAGATAAGAAAGGAGAGTTTGTTGTTATAGTAGCAGGTTATCCGGAGGAAATGAATACATTTCTTAATTCTAATCCCGGTTTAAAATCGAGATTCACGCATACATTTACTTTTGAAGACTATCTTCCAGAAGAGATGGTACAGATTTTTAATCTTTACCTTAAAAAAGATGAATATATTCTAACTTCTGAGGCCGAGGAATTGTTAAAGAAGGAGTTTGTAAAACTCTACAGGAACAGGGATAAATCTTTCGGCAATGCCCGGCTGGTAAAGAATATTTTAAATGAAGCTAAACTTAATCTAAGCAAAAGGGTCGTTACTCTGCCGGATAAGGAAAGAACGAAAGAAATTTTAAATACAATAAACGAAGAAGATATCAAGCTGATTCTTCAGCAGACGTCGGCTAAGCAATTAGTCCTTTTAATAAACGAAGAACAGCTTTCAGAAGCGCTGAAGGAGCTCGATAATCTTGTAGGCCTTGAATCGGTTAAAAAAGAAATAAACGATCTTGTAAAACTTGCCCGCTTTTTTGCAGAGCAGGGCGAAGACCTCCGGGCTAAGTTCGGAAATCATTACCTCTTCCTCGGAAACCCAGGTACCGGTAAAACCACCGTAGCAAGAATTTTCAGCAGAATCTTTTCGGCTCTTGGAATTCTAACTAAAGGTCACCTCGTTGAAACAGACCGCCAGGGACTGGTAGCCGGATATGTGGGACAAACAGCCGAAAAAACTACGGCACTTATCGATAAAGCTATCGGCGGAACGTTATTCATCGACGAGGCATATGCTCTTGTAAAACCGGACGGATCCGGAAGCGATTTCGGCAAGGAGGCCATCGATATTCTACTTAAACGGATGGAGGACGACCGCTCCAAGTACATAGTAATTGCAGCAGGTTATACCGAGGAAATGAAAGCTTTCGTAGCAAGTAATCCGGGTATACAGTCGCGATTCAGTAAATCGATTACCTTCGATGATTACTCCCCTGCTGAATTGATGGAAATTGTCTTCCGCTCCCTTAAAAATGAAAAGAAGACGATTACTAAGGATGCTGAAGAAGCACTTAATAAACATTTCTCCGACTTATATAAGAACCGGGATAAGAAATTCGGAAATGCAAGGATTGTGAGGAATCTTCTCGATTCAGTTAAACAAAAAATGCTATTAAGAATTGCCGATATACCTCAGGAGGTGCGAACCGAAGAAAAACTGAGCACAATAATTATTGATGATATAAAAGAAGCTATTGAAATCAGAACCGATGCAAAAGAATATCAGGTAAAAGGGGATCCCCTTAAGCTTCAGGAATATATAGACCAGTTGAATTCTCTCGTAGGACTTGAAAAAGTTAAGGAGAATGTATTTAAACTAATAAGCGGTTCGAAGATAGCCCAGTTAAAAAAGGAGCGCGGACTTCATGTTGTCGAAAAGAATTATAATGCTCTACTTATTGGAAGCGACGGTACCGGAAAAACTACGGTTGCCAAGCTGATCAGCAGAATACTTAAAGAACTTGGTATCCTGGGAAAAGGCCACTTCATCGAAGTCTCCAGAGCCGACCTTATCGGCGCATATCCCGAACAGACAATTATGAAAACCGAAAATAAAATAAAAGAATCGATAGGCGGTACATTATTTATTGAAGATGCCTATACTCTCCTGCTCGACGATAATGAGAGCGGATTGATAGCGCTCGAAACTATCGCAAAAAAAATAGATTACTACAGGGATAAACTTGTTGTTTTTCTTGAAGGACCTGTAGACAGCATAAAACAATTCACATCTAAATTCCCTCAATTTCTTGATCGTTTTCCGCACCGTTTCGATTTCGAAGATTATACACCACGTCAGCTTCTTACAATTGCAAACGAAATTGCCGATAAACACGGCTACAATCTGGATGAAGGTGCTCTTCAGATTTTACTCGAAATATTTACCGAATTAAGCCATCAAAAAGGTTCGTCTTATTCCAACTCTAAAGTAGCCAGGAATATTTTATATTCAGCCATTAGTAACCAGGAACAGAGAATCCTGAGTATTCTTAATCCTGATGATTACGACCTGAAGACTATTGTGCTGGAAGACCTTCAAGCCGTTAAATATTAA
- a CDS encoding head GIN domain-containing protein yields the protein MKLKISVILILTGLLFSSCTFWGVRGNGKIKSESRSVKEFYRIDAAGAYTIKVRVGETQSIRIKAEENLLPLIRTFVKGNTLVIENKKNLSPRKELLIEITTMELSSIECSGANDIEVYGIDSDKFQIELSGAGSIELEGTTDQFYADLSGAGSIDARLLIARKVFISVSGAASANVHAKEYLDASVSGVGSIDYYGDPKNTKTDVSGVGSISRK from the coding sequence ATGAAACTTAAAATTTCTGTTATACTCATTTTAACAGGATTGCTCTTTTCCAGCTGCACATTCTGGGGAGTGAGGGGAAACGGAAAAATCAAATCCGAATCCCGATCTGTTAAAGAATTCTACAGAATTGATGCAGCAGGCGCTTATACAATTAAAGTAAGGGTGGGAGAAACCCAATCAATTCGGATAAAAGCTGAAGAAAACCTTTTACCGTTGATTCGCACTTTTGTTAAGGGAAATACGCTTGTAATTGAGAATAAGAAAAATTTATCCCCTAGGAAAGAACTACTGATCGAAATAACCACTATGGAGTTATCATCAATCGAATGTTCGGGTGCCAACGATATCGAAGTTTACGGAATTGATTCGGATAAATTCCAAATCGAGCTCTCCGGTGCCGGTAGCATTGAACTTGAAGGTACCACTGATCAGTTTTATGCCGATTTATCAGGTGCAGGCAGCATTGATGCCCGATTACTTATTGCCCGTAAGGTGTTTATTTCGGTAAGCGGAGCGGCCAGCGCAAATGTTCATGCCAAAGAATATCTGGATGCTTCAGTCTCGGGTGTCGGTTCAATCGATTATTATGGAGATCCGAAGAATACTAAGACTGATGTCTCCGGTGTAGGCTCAATCAGCAGAAAGTAA
- the purE gene encoding 5-(carboxyamino)imidazole ribonucleotide mutase — MTSGNKPLVGIVMGSDSDITIMQKAAEVLKDFSVGYEMRILSAHRVPNKLKEFISQSEKKGIKVFIAGAGLAAHLPGVVAAYTTLPVIGVPLKSGALNGFDSLLSIVQMPPGVPVATVAIDGSKNAALLALQILATKEELIADKLKDYKKEMESTVLQKDAELNKI, encoded by the coding sequence ATGACATCCGGAAATAAACCACTTGTCGGTATAGTAATGGGAAGCGATTCAGACATCACAATTATGCAGAAAGCCGCCGAAGTTCTGAAAGATTTTTCTGTCGGATATGAAATGCGAATCCTCTCTGCACATAGAGTACCGAATAAACTGAAAGAATTTATCAGTCAATCGGAGAAGAAGGGGATCAAAGTTTTTATTGCAGGTGCCGGACTTGCGGCACATTTACCTGGCGTTGTAGCGGCTTACACTACTTTGCCGGTTATTGGTGTGCCTCTTAAAAGCGGTGCTCTCAACGGATTCGATTCATTGCTATCAATAGTACAGATGCCTCCCGGAGTTCCTGTTGCAACCGTTGCAATTGATGGTTCTAAGAATGCTGCTTTGCTGGCATTGCAGATTCTTGCTACGAAAGAGGAACTGATCGCAGATAAATTAAAAGATTATAAAAAGGAGATGGAGAGTACTGTCCTTCAAAAAGATGCAGAGCTGAATAAGATCTAG